Proteins encoded within one genomic window of Apis mellifera strain DH4 linkage group LG1, Amel_HAv3.1, whole genome shotgun sequence:
- the LOC100577905 gene encoding probable serine/threonine-protein kinase DDB_G0282963, with translation MKEHGSKLPAEQPAKILKSLLKKPGQSKSRSQKNRVVINEKLNEFFAADYIILIKEECCADYEEDCDCCCQEHELMRLGNCKECRAELNLHFDLSDNNRYHDMERDGEIIHEDTLREESCGNKRFECVELHLEDEDDEEYELEMEKHKEIKKVEKEEELINNKELKEIEEKREQKKNEVRKNAEIEEKKFNIEEDERKRRKITKSLNIWDKNKRINEEKDIENHKRMDEFILPSLTITSSLSSLSPPPPPPLPPPPPPPPPPPPPSPPPPPPPPPPPPPPPPPPPPSLSQTSVDRPSSLPRQEHLQETLSPPEGYKDVYSNGQLSNVECCLQSSLDYLHCERKPDMEIDGESNHKIMEKRCNHRITENNKEHVQKTDEQLQKPTSNESHHRYLVETITMTTVTEHRIVREISEDIDLQNGKKINRKNVLEENVTSHNITNNHNTISENNSIDCIEYNKEIHCRNVTDDHNTQPIMINDIENDNENQFAINQTPSDIKEFSLIFKLGNSSLTGNSLKPNSAVRQLFPNPKFVSPPPVPFGKLISSTHALDDSQDDSTFLVTTDNSHFYGATKKSKISENQTVFLHEETTNPIKKTIERNTLRRTLLDKYRTNSRKKILPSKNLSLEERIRQLTCVDQEEDNICQNSIKDVIDSSNTEIDTEFFASIHSPLSKHKQNKLLSTETLIHNTAGINEMSTVTTLSTSIPVTMKFNALSDLTTMTTTTTTTAAMTTMLISNSSFVMTTATTTAMTTTIASSNYYKQTSSASNSPILDNIHNHSTYKKLTDLFVHKKNISSNLPDLGLGNNGKNNIAKDNQQSKNSLKTNNSDVRKQFLASLAPLSCVTVNDSDNQEDYYQYNSRMENRDSTVYNTYNAFSPYNLEDIKAVFCEKDRNNVEPDITKGTPTNINKPDVGDSTTDELLAFIEQDKFRTEKLKRRYNEVENQYHPVMNNIIGYNTEDKIDKMVDGRNENDSRQQIGFTYNENINKHENNGNKNRAVINEVQSIVNRHYNNGNNISKNNDTENDNDDNDEDDDDELNDYGFNRRPSVTGIKRQQDNNTEEKFHQCGSLENDNTNVLETNFHSSLPAYYENNCIKVDSRIALYDETINGSTSNSFLDTVVADEQDANTINRINTMQKQIDDIYQTIVENTNVTAQNSLDCAQYTDDVFIQQYSRLPANDNNFRFYQDSRNNQNFQKQLNITNTRSTRGIATETEEIDGNNAIAGISEDRNTNGFSGKTQRRESIATLPNYRNIVPTTAYKGVPTNGKCYRTMYFVPYNGISDPTYQNIQRILPSHPSPSYANHIERYPYPRSNKNDHRLQTQTQTQPSLSTAQQLKYFHLGNRSVSPITNISQNLDHVSPLPSSGSFSNHFSGSSSLFDSRLTSSNPITLQPTQQTLHLHLHHHQQPDDFRISGVAFSSVPHTANHSLQFHHHTQQQHHSYHRHNHQPTFYRLPSTISVTSSSSSSYTVIAPSRCASFNGSGIATSEGSYRFYQLHLGRTVLTPSSDLQSTQTFLSSSDSISGPTNSTSFSPSLSSSYLSSSSLQSTFCSLPTVTPQQISQQTSNFILPNHTGIIQSVSNNLVTSSPSTVTVFSSSTICTLSSSLTSSSSLTSSSASFSSSSSSSSSTCSFSSSSSSSSSSCSSSSSLQIPCSPSKLQQQQQIINNYTTMERGIPEGAANVPSHDVSQSGILLTTNSYVTHNSTGVQALPTHAQNSIYYAMNV, from the exons ATGAAGGAGCACGGAAGCAAACTTCCGGCGGAACAGCCTGCGAAAATTCTCAAGTCTTTGTTAAAAAAACCTGGTCAATCTAAAAGCAGATCGCAGAAAAATCGAGTtgtaataaacgaaaaattaaatgaatttttcgctgctgattatataatattaataaaagaagaatgttGTGCTGATTATGAAGAAGATTGTGATTGTTGTTGTCAAGAACATGAATTAATGCGTTTAGGAAATTGCAAAGAATGTCGAGCCGAATTGAATCTTCATTTTGATCTATCGGATAATAATCGGTATCATGATATGGAAAGAGATGGAGAAATAATACATGAGGATACATTAAGAGAAGAAAGTTGTGGCAATAAAAGATTCGAATGTGTAGAATTGCATCTAGAAGATGAAGATGATGAAGAATATGAACTAGAAATGGAAAAACATAAAGAGAtcaaaaaagtagaaaaagaagaagaattaataaataataaagaactgaaagagattgaagaaaaaagggaacaaaaaaaaaacgaagtgCGAAAAAATGCagaaatcgaagagaaaaaatttaatatagaagaagatgaaagaaaaagaagaaaaataacaaaatcgtTGAATATAtgggataaaaataaacggattaatgaagaaaaagatattgaaaatcataaaCGAATGGATGAATTTATATTGCCATCATTAACAATTACATCGTCGTTATCTTCGCTATCGCCACCTCCTCCGCCACCATTACCACCGCCGccaccaccgccaccaccaccaccaccaccatcaccaccaccaccaccgccaccaccgccaccaccaccaccgccaccaccaccgccaccaccTTCATTATCACAAACGTCAGTAGATAGACCATCATCGCTTCCAAGACAAGAACATCTACAAGAAACATTAAGTCCACCAGAAGGTTACAAAGATGTTTATTCTAATGGACAACTTTCTAATGTAGAATGTTGCTTACAATCATCCTTAGATTATCTTCACTGCGAACGAAAACCAG ATATGGAAATTGATGGAGAATCCAATCacaaaataatggaaaaaagatgCAATCATAGAataacagaaaataataaagaacacGTACAAAAAACGGACGAACAATTACAAAAACCCACTTCTAatg aatctcATCATCGGTATCTTGTGGAGACTATAACTATGACAACTGTTACCGAACACCGAATTGTACGTGAAATCAGTGAAGATATTGATTTgcaaaatggaaagaaaattaatcgaaaaaatgtTTTGGAAGAAAATGTTACTTCccataatataacaaataatcatAACACAATcagtgaaaataattctattgatTGTATCGAATATAACAAAGAAATTCATTGTCGCAATGTTACCGATGATCATAATACGCAACCAATAATGATAAACGATATTGAAAATGACAATGAAAACCAGTTTGCGATAAATCAAACTCCATCTGATATAAAAGagttttctcttatttttaaactagGTAACTCTTCTTTGACGGGTAATAGTCTTAAACCAAATTCGGCAGTTAGACAATTATTTCCTAATCCAAAATTTGTTTCGCCGCCCCCAGTCCCTTTTGGAAAACTGATTTCTTCAACGCATGCTCTTGATGATTCTCAAGATGACTCGACATTTCTCGTTACTACAGATAATTCACATTTTTATGGTGCaacaaaaaaatcgaaaatttctgaaaatcaaACTGTATTTCTTCATGAAGAGACAAcaaatccaattaaaaaaacaatcgaGAGAAATACTCTTCGAAGAACTCTTCTTGATAAATATCGTACaaattctcgaaagaaaattcttccttCCAAGAATTTATCATTAGAGGAACGAATACGTCAGCTCACTTGCGTGGATCaagaagaagataatatttgtcaaaattctattaaagatGTTATAGATTCATCGAATACGGAGATCGATACCGAATTTTTTGCTTCAATACATTCTCCATTATCAAAacacaaacaaaataaattgttatcaaCGGAAACACTTATTCATAATACAGCAGGCATCAATGAAATGTCAACAGTAACAACATTATCGACATCGATACCGGTCACTATGAAATTCAATGCATTGTCTGATTTAACAACAATGACTACTACCACGACAACTACAGCAGCAATGACAACAATGTTAATATCAAACTCTTCATTTGTAATGACAACGGCGACGACAACAGCTATGACAACAACTATTGCGAgttccaattattataaacaaacttCTTCAGCTAGTAATAGTCCAATTCTGGATAACATACACAATCATTcgacatataaaaaattaactgatttgtttgtacataaaaaaaatatttcttcaaatttaccTGATCTAGGTCTCggtaataatggaaaaaacaaTATCGCTAAAGATAATCAacaatcaaaaaattcattaaaaacgaataattctGATGTTCGTAAACAATTTTTAGCCAGTCTTGCCCCATTATCATGTGTAACTGTTAATGATTCAGATAATCAAGAAGACTACtatcaatataattctagaatgGAAAATCGTGATTCTACagtttataatacttataatgcTTTTTCGCCTTACAATCTAGAAGATATCAAGGCAGTATTTTGTGAAAAAGATCGAAATAATGTAGAACCAGACATTACCAAAGGAACACcaacaaatattaacaaacCAGATGTAGGAGATAGTACAACAGATGAATTATTGGCATTTATAGAACAAGACAAATTTAgaactgaaaaattaaaacgacgTTATAATGAAGTCGAAAATCAATATCATCcagtaatgaataatattattggttATAACACTGaagataaaatcgataaaatggtcgatggaagaaatgaaaatgatagtCGACAACAAATTGGATTTACTTATAacgagaatattaataaacatgaaAACAATGGAAACAAAAATCGTGCTGTAATTAATGAAGTGCAAAGCATTGTTAATCGCCATTACAATAACGGCAATAATATTAGTAAGAATAATGATACTGAAAACGATaacgatgataatgatgaagaCGATGACGATGAACTAAATGATTATGGATTTAACCGTAGACCGTCAGTAACTGGCATCAAACGCCAGCAAGACAATAataccgaagaaaaatttcatcaatgtGGAAGTTTGGAAAATGATAATACAAACGttcttgaaacaaattttcattcttcattACCggcatattatgaaaataattgtattaaagttGATAGCCGAATTGCATTATATGATGAAACGATAAATGGTTCTACATCAAATTCGTTTCTTGACACTGTAGTTGCTGATGAACAAGATGCGAAcacaattaatagaataaatacaaTGCAAAAACAAATTGATGATATCTATCAAACTATTGTGGAAAATACTAATGTTACTGCTCAAAATTCTTTGGATTGCGCACAGTACACGGACGATGTTTTCATACAACAATATTCTCGATTACCAGCAAATGATAATAACTTTCGTTTCTATCAAGATTCTAGAAATAatcagaattttcaaaaacaattaaatattactaatacACGATCAACGCGAGGTATTGCAACCGAAACTGAGGAGATTGATGGCAATAATGCTATTGCTGGTATCAGTGAAGACAGAAATACAAATGGATTCTCTGGAAAAACTCAACGAAGAGAATCTATTGCAACTCTTCCTAATTATCGTAACATAGTGCCTACAACTGCGTATAAAGGAGTTCCTACCAATGGCAAGTGTTACCGAACCATGTATTTTGTTCCATATAATGGTATATCTGATCCAacttatcaaaatattcaacgtATTTTGCCATCTCATCCTTCTCCTAGTTACGCAAATCATATTGAAAGATATCCATATCCTCgatctaataaaaatgatcatcGATTACAAACACAAACGCAAACACAACCATCATTATCAACAGCGCagcaattgaaatatttccatttaggAAATCGTTCAGTATCACCAATAACAAACATTTCTCAAAATCTTGATCATGTTTCGCCACTTCCTTCTTCTGGTTCATTCAGTAATCACTTTTCGggatcttcttctctttttgatTCTCGGCTCACATCATCTAATCCAATTACATTACAACCTACGCAACAAACTTTGCATCTTCATTTGCATCATCATCAGCAACCAGatgattttcgaatttctgGAGTTGCTTTTTCTTCAGTTCCTCATACTGCGAATCATTCGTTGCAATTTCATCATCACACGCAACAACAGCATCATTCATATCATCGACATAATCACCAACCAACCTTTTATCGTTTACCATCCACCATATCCGTaacatcttcttcttcatcctcCTATACTGTAATAGCACCATCGAGATGTGCTTCCTTTAATGGTAGCGGGATAGCAACATCTGAGGGCTCTTATCGATTTTATCAATTGCATTTAGGACGCACAGTTCTCACACCTTCCTCTGATCTTCAATCGACtcaaacatttttatcttcatcTGATTCTATTTCAGGTCCTACTAATTCCACTTCATTTTCTCCTTCACTATCATCTTCGTATTTATCATCATCTTCTCTACAATCCACTTTTTGTTCTCTACCAACAGTTACACCTCAACAAATATCTCAACAAACCTCGAACTTCATTCTCCCAAATCACACAGGGATTATTCAATCTGTTTCTAATAATCTCGTAACTTCTTCACCGTCTACTGTCactgttttttcttcttcaactaTTTGCACCTTGTCTTCTTCATTGACATCATCATCGTCTTTAACATCATCAtctgcttctttttcttcttcctcctcctcttcttcttcaacttgttccttttcttcctcttcgtcATCTTCCTCTTCATCTTGTTCATCATCTTCTTCGTTACAAATTCCTTGTTCGCCTTCGAAactacaacaacaacaacaaataattaacaattatacaaCAATGGAACGTGGAATTCCTGAAGGAGCAGCTAACGTACCATCCCACGATGTTTCGCAATCTGGAATTTTACTTACGACAAATTCTTATGTCACACATAATTCCACTGGTGTTCAAGCTTTACCAACTCATGcgcaaaattctatatattatgcCATGAACGTTTAA